From the genome of Opitutaceae bacterium, one region includes:
- a CDS encoding gamma-glutamyltransferase, whose amino-acid sequence MMKLPRHSLRLIVLSGIAAVFVRGEVPVLVKPVSASRTMVVAGHPEAAAAGDGILRAGGNAIDAAVAVSLTLGVAEPYGSGLGGKLMLLYFDGRTGETHAVDAMDQASRSLVPDKYRRRPEKSRFDGWSSVCTPGLAAGLFTAHSRWGKLPWAQTVAPAIALADAGFTVLPKSRLLFEERLDKLRGGDGTLARLFLPNGDLPQIGSRLPNHDLARTMEHLARDGADGFYRGTVAAALVEASRKGGGLLTHEDLESYAARVTKPIAIDFRGYHLLGGPPPTTGASLFMIILKGLEAEKLTPPLRTAANIDLVGRFWREAHAMVQREIGDTVESQAAFDRMVSPGEIAALRERVLGRKRKVAGVSEVDSLLACTTHFVVADADGNIVCATQSQSLHFGAGVAAAGVVMNDSMSNFAYNDAHSPNALAPGRRPRSTIAPTIVLSGGKPVLALGIPGSSRIPTAILQVLIDNLVFHRSIEDAIGDTRIHWYSPFDKSKRDAVEAEKSLDPVVVRGLQAEGWQVNLPEEPGTGRQFGGINAIAIKPDGMRVGYADPRRTNAAVGGN is encoded by the coding sequence ATGATGAAACTCCCGCGCCATTCCCTCCGGCTTATCGTTCTTTCCGGCATCGCCGCCGTCTTTGTGCGCGGCGAGGTGCCGGTCCTTGTCAAACCTGTCTCTGCAAGCCGCACGATGGTGGTGGCCGGCCACCCGGAGGCGGCGGCAGCGGGTGACGGCATTCTCCGCGCGGGTGGGAATGCGATCGACGCGGCTGTTGCCGTTTCGCTCACACTTGGAGTCGCGGAGCCCTATGGATCAGGTCTTGGGGGCAAACTCATGCTGCTGTATTTCGATGGGCGCACAGGCGAGACGCACGCTGTCGATGCCATGGACCAGGCAAGTCGTTCGCTGGTGCCCGACAAGTATCGCCGCCGTCCGGAAAAATCCCGCTTCGACGGATGGTCGTCGGTTTGCACTCCAGGTCTTGCCGCGGGCCTCTTCACCGCGCATTCACGCTGGGGAAAACTCCCTTGGGCGCAAACGGTCGCACCTGCGATTGCACTGGCAGACGCGGGTTTCACCGTCCTGCCGAAATCGCGGCTGCTATTCGAAGAGCGGCTGGACAAGCTGCGCGGCGGGGACGGTACGCTGGCGAGGCTGTTTCTGCCGAATGGAGATCTCCCGCAGATCGGCTCCCGCCTTCCGAATCATGATCTTGCCCGCACCATGGAGCACCTCGCCCGCGACGGTGCCGATGGCTTTTACCGGGGGACGGTGGCGGCGGCGCTGGTCGAAGCGTCGAGAAAGGGCGGGGGGCTTTTGACGCATGAGGATCTGGAAAGTTATGCCGCGCGCGTAACCAAACCCATAGCCATCGATTTCAGGGGATATCACCTACTTGGCGGACCTCCACCCACCACGGGAGCGTCGCTTTTCATGATAATTCTCAAGGGACTCGAAGCGGAGAAACTGACCCCGCCGCTTCGCACGGCGGCCAACATCGACCTGGTCGGACGATTCTGGAGGGAGGCGCATGCGATGGTGCAGCGTGAAATTGGTGACACAGTCGAATCCCAGGCGGCTTTCGACCGCATGGTGAGTCCCGGGGAAATTGCCGCCTTGCGCGAGCGCGTGCTCGGCAGGAAACGCAAGGTGGCGGGTGTTTCGGAGGTGGATTCGCTGCTGGCGTGCACGACGCATTTCGTCGTCGCCGATGCGGATGGAAACATCGTTTGCGCGACGCAGTCGCAGAGCCTTCATTTTGGCGCGGGTGTCGCCGCTGCCGGTGTCGTGATGAACGACTCCATGAGCAATTTTGCCTACAATGATGCGCACAGTCCGAATGCCCTCGCTCCCGGCCGTCGTCCGCGCAGCACGATTGCGCCCACGATCGTTCTGAGCGGCGGCAAGCCGGTGCTTGCCCTCGGCATACCCGGTTCGTCACGCATTCCGACCGCAATCCTCCAGGTGTTGATCGACAACCTGGTGTTTCACCGGTCGATCGAGGACGCGATAGGCGATACACGCATCCATTGGTACAGCCCCTTTGACAAATCAAAACGAGACGCCGTTGAGGCTGAGAAGTCACTCGATCCGGTTGTGGTGCGCGGCCTTCAGGCCGAGGGCTGGCAGGTGAATCTTCCCGAGGAGCCGGGAACGGGCCGGCAATTTGGAGGCATCAACGCCATCGCGATCAAACCCGACGGCATGCGCGTGGGTTATGCGGACCCGCGGCGCACCAATGCAGCCGTCGGAGGCAACTGA
- the ilvA gene encoding threonine ammonia-lyase yields MTQAPDRESSSSASQVSLSAIRAAARRIKGAVIASPCPESIALSEVTGARIFCKLDNLQRTGSFKERGARNALAMLPSSARKRGVVAASAGNHALGLAYHGRLLGIRVTVVMPEYAPLIKRTTCERLGARVIIAGRDFAEARAAADAIVAKDGARYIHGFDDPAIIAGQGTAGLEILRQVPNLDAIVCPIGGAGLIAGIAVAVKALKPKVQVIGVESIATCSFAAALKAGQPVAIPRKSTLADGLAVLKVGARAFELARSRVDKVVSVREDAIALAILRMAELEKTVVEGAAAAPLAAFLAGKLPELAGKRVALTICGGNIDPAVLSRVIELGLVADGRIARFSAVISDRPGGLAALARVIAEAGASIKDIAHDRAFSGPDVSAVTCSCTVETRDHQHVVALRRALRRAGFQLKPERGPR; encoded by the coding sequence AGTCCAGCAGTTCCGCTTCGCAGGTGTCCTTGAGCGCCATCCGTGCCGCTGCCAGGCGCATCAAGGGTGCTGTGATTGCTTCTCCCTGCCCGGAATCGATCGCGTTGAGCGAGGTCACTGGTGCGCGCATTTTCTGCAAGCTCGACAACCTTCAGCGCACCGGGTCATTCAAGGAACGCGGCGCGCGCAATGCGCTGGCGATGCTCCCTTCCTCCGCCAGAAAACGGGGCGTTGTGGCTGCAAGCGCGGGCAATCATGCGCTCGGGCTGGCCTATCACGGTCGGCTGCTTGGCATCCGCGTGACAGTCGTGATGCCGGAATACGCTCCGCTCATCAAGCGGACCACCTGCGAACGACTCGGCGCACGTGTGATCATCGCAGGCCGGGACTTCGCCGAAGCTCGTGCCGCAGCTGATGCGATCGTCGCAAAAGACGGCGCACGTTACATACATGGCTTCGACGATCCGGCCATCATCGCAGGGCAGGGGACAGCCGGCCTGGAGATTCTCCGGCAGGTTCCCAATCTCGACGCCATCGTGTGCCCGATCGGCGGCGCGGGTCTGATCGCGGGTATTGCCGTGGCGGTGAAAGCGCTGAAGCCCAAAGTTCAGGTCATCGGCGTCGAAAGCATCGCCACCTGTAGCTTTGCCGCCGCTCTCAAGGCGGGTCAGCCCGTCGCGATTCCGAGAAAGTCAACACTCGCCGACGGCCTGGCGGTTTTGAAAGTCGGTGCACGCGCCTTCGAACTCGCACGGTCACGCGTCGACAAGGTGGTCAGTGTGCGTGAGGATGCCATTGCCCTCGCCATTCTGCGCATGGCCGAACTTGAAAAAACCGTCGTTGAAGGCGCAGCCGCGGCGCCTCTCGCGGCTTTTCTTGCGGGTAAACTTCCCGAACTGGCTGGAAAACGCGTCGCCCTCACGATCTGCGGAGGAAACATCGACCCCGCGGTCCTTAGCCGCGTCATCGAACTCGGGCTCGTCGCTGATGGTCGGATCGCACGGTTCAGCGCCGTGATCAGCGACCGCCCGGGCGGCCTGGCCGCGCTGGCGCGGGTGATCGCCGAGGCTGGCGCGAGCATCAAGGACATTGCCCATGACCGGGCATTCAGCGGGCCCGATGTCAGTGCCGTCACGTGCAGTTGCACGGTGGAGACGCGTGACCACCAGCACGTCGTCGCACTCAGGCGGGCGCTGCGCCGGGCGGGCTTTCAGCTCAAACCGGAGCGCGGCCCGCGCTGA
- a CDS encoding class I SAM-dependent RNA methyltransferase, with translation MRKKNRKPNDHPFSYHQEIELEIATLTNLGSGLGRVSIDHPQGRLDNWVVMVPFTLPGERVRARVFRNHRNFSEADLLEVLKPSPDRVAAQCPLFGRCGGCQYQHLEYNAQLAWKRRQVEELLRHMAGIDFPVEPTIASPRQWGYRSKITPHFATPRQVPEVPGDAAADQDRALPIGFLRQGTRFDIVDVPRCLIATDAINDRLHALRAEVRARAAAGGYQRGATLLLREASGEVTTDFDAVIVETVGSLRLRFLARDFFQNNPFILPEFTRYVREQAADCGASHLVDGYCGSGLFALASASAFAQVAGVEVSESSVAFARGNAVSNGIANVRFIAGDAARIFDGLAFPPADTVVVIDPPRKGCDATFLSQLFNYSPRAVVYVSCDPATQMRDLKEFIAAGYALKRVQPFDLFPQTRHLECVVTLMKP, from the coding sequence GTGCGAAAGAAGAACCGGAAGCCGAATGACCATCCGTTTTCCTACCACCAGGAGATCGAGCTGGAGATAGCCACGTTGACGAACCTGGGGTCAGGGCTGGGGCGCGTCTCGATCGACCACCCTCAGGGACGGCTGGACAACTGGGTGGTCATGGTGCCTTTTACGCTTCCGGGCGAACGGGTGCGGGCCCGGGTTTTTCGCAATCACAGGAATTTTTCAGAGGCTGATCTGCTCGAGGTCCTCAAACCGTCACCCGATCGCGTCGCGGCGCAGTGTCCGCTCTTCGGCAGGTGCGGCGGATGTCAGTATCAACACCTTGAATACAACGCACAGCTCGCCTGGAAGCGGCGCCAGGTGGAGGAGCTGCTGCGCCACATGGCGGGGATCGACTTTCCGGTTGAACCCACCATCGCCTCGCCCCGGCAGTGGGGCTACCGCTCCAAGATCACCCCGCATTTCGCCACCCCGCGACAGGTCCCGGAAGTCCCGGGCGATGCCGCCGCCGACCAGGACAGGGCGCTGCCGATTGGATTCCTGAGGCAGGGGACACGCTTCGACATTGTTGACGTGCCACGGTGCCTGATCGCGACCGACGCCATCAACGACCGGCTGCATGCGCTTCGGGCGGAGGTGCGCGCAAGAGCGGCGGCGGGTGGCTACCAGCGCGGGGCGACTCTCCTGCTGCGGGAGGCTTCCGGCGAGGTGACAACCGACTTCGACGCCGTCATCGTCGAAACCGTCGGCAGCCTCAGGCTCCGTTTTCTCGCCCGTGATTTTTTCCAGAACAATCCCTTCATTCTCCCCGAGTTTACCCGGTACGTGCGCGAACAGGCCGCTGACTGCGGGGCGAGCCACCTGGTGGACGGCTACTGCGGAAGCGGTCTGTTTGCCCTCGCGAGCGCATCCGCGTTCGCGCAGGTTGCGGGCGTGGAGGTCAGTGAAAGCAGCGTCGCTTTTGCACGCGGGAACGCGGTGTCCAACGGCATTGCCAATGTCCGGTTCATCGCCGGTGATGCCGCACGGATCTTTGACGGACTCGCGTTCCCGCCGGCGGACACCGTCGTGGTCATCGATCCGCCGAGAAAGGGGTGCGACGCAACGTTCCTGTCACAACTTTTCAACTACAGTCCGCGGGCGGTGGTCTATGTGTCCTGCGATCCCGCCACGCAGATGCGCGATCTGAAGGAGTTCATCGCCGCGGGTTACGCGCTGAAACGCGTCCAGCCGTTCGATCTGTTTCCGCAGACGCGGCATCTCGAATGCGTGGTCACGCTCATGAAACCATGA
- a CDS encoding TonB-dependent receptor: protein MNIPYPQCCHFLRLLGMFGCCYLVLPPSIFAQAAASPDEEVIRLSEFTVSAEKDVGYATTNAIGVTRTNTALIDTPQAVAVINQEFLRDAMASELYDVLKYISGVAIESNVGDSVMIRGYVVRSQYTDGFADNQNQSQAGAEPFLFERLEVLKGPSAIVYGSHATGGVLNRVRKSPQWKPAGELALTYGNHSQKKAEVDYTAPLNKHFAYRIIGVVRDEDLNNGVNTRFSWFRRWNVDPMIAWRPWKNVQVKLTGEFLHEKGFKHWSDNAELQPFGRGAATTFGLLPRDFTFTDPWAYNENDKRAVFASIEAQPVPEWSLRLAGYMNFWDHDVYDIFAAGMQINNRLMNRTSRFATNYDSDKTVALESIYNFNIGPTNHKLLFIGQHFELNNEASVVTHNAPPALDIYTPTYNYLTPVNPRLTSKTNSRGENQSLSFHDHIRLAGDKLQFVAGARFDKYRSHADSLLTGFKGARNSGDNWTYKGGVVWKPRQDFSLFYNYSETFTANFGANPDGSTFKPSTGVVNEIGLKTALHEGRITATVSIFDLRLKQIIGLHPDPDMASAGYRVQLAQQITKGAEADLILNMLPGWDLMLSGAKMDISLPTKLLPRNAPEYTGALWTRYKFQNGALKGFVVGLGANRKGKVPGEVGNEVMFPAVTTMDAFAQYSWRRYRVSLNVSNLSDKWYLARGINRNLFLTGPERLIKLRVACLF, encoded by the coding sequence ATGAATATTCCATATCCACAGTGTTGCCACTTCCTTCGTTTGCTTGGCATGTTTGGTTGCTGCTATTTAGTCCTGCCTCCGTCCATCTTTGCACAAGCTGCAGCCTCACCCGATGAAGAGGTTATCCGGCTTTCCGAGTTTACTGTCTCAGCAGAGAAGGATGTAGGGTACGCAACCACGAACGCAATAGGCGTCACCCGCACCAATACAGCCCTTATCGACACACCACAGGCGGTAGCCGTCATCAATCAAGAGTTCTTGCGCGATGCGATGGCCAGCGAACTGTATGATGTTTTGAAATACATCAGTGGCGTGGCGATTGAATCAAACGTGGGCGATAGTGTGATGATTCGCGGCTATGTCGTGCGAAGTCAGTATACAGATGGATTTGCCGACAACCAAAATCAAAGTCAGGCTGGTGCGGAGCCATTCCTGTTCGAACGGCTTGAGGTCCTGAAAGGCCCATCCGCAATTGTGTATGGCTCGCATGCAACTGGCGGAGTACTTAACCGCGTGCGAAAGTCACCGCAATGGAAGCCCGCTGGGGAGCTCGCGCTAACCTATGGTAATCATTCGCAAAAGAAAGCAGAGGTTGATTATACCGCTCCGCTCAACAAGCATTTCGCCTACCGAATCATCGGTGTCGTCCGGGATGAGGATCTCAACAATGGAGTGAATACCCGCTTTTCGTGGTTCAGACGTTGGAATGTGGATCCCATGATTGCTTGGCGTCCTTGGAAGAATGTCCAGGTGAAACTTACCGGGGAATTCCTTCACGAAAAGGGATTCAAGCACTGGAGTGACAATGCAGAACTTCAGCCCTTTGGGCGTGGGGCTGCCACTACATTCGGCCTTCTTCCCCGCGACTTCACATTTACGGATCCATGGGCATATAACGAAAATGACAAAAGAGCTGTTTTTGCCTCTATTGAGGCACAGCCCGTACCCGAATGGTCGTTGCGCCTTGCTGGCTATATGAACTTTTGGGATCATGACGTGTATGATATATTTGCCGCGGGAATGCAGATTAATAATCGACTGATGAATCGCACGTCGCGCTTTGCCACTAACTATGACAGCGACAAGACCGTTGCCTTGGAGTCAATATATAATTTCAATATTGGGCCAACTAATCACAAGCTTCTGTTTATCGGGCAGCACTTTGAACTCAACAATGAAGCGAGCGTTGTCACGCACAATGCTCCTCCTGCGCTCGATATCTATACTCCGACTTACAACTACTTGACGCCAGTAAATCCACGCCTGACATCCAAGACAAACAGCAGGGGTGAAAATCAGAGTCTTTCATTTCACGACCACATCCGGCTGGCTGGGGACAAGTTGCAGTTTGTCGCCGGTGCGCGATTTGACAAGTATCGTTCACATGCGGACAGCTTGTTGACCGGTTTCAAGGGAGCGCGAAACAGTGGGGACAACTGGACCTACAAAGGCGGTGTTGTTTGGAAACCACGGCAGGATTTCTCGTTGTTCTATAATTATTCTGAGACTTTCACCGCCAATTTTGGCGCAAATCCGGATGGATCAACGTTCAAGCCGTCTACAGGTGTTGTAAATGAAATTGGATTGAAGACAGCGCTTCACGAAGGTCGCATTACAGCTACCGTGTCCATATTTGATCTCCGCCTTAAACAAATTATTGGTCTTCACCCAGATCCAGACATGGCATCCGCTGGATACCGAGTTCAGTTGGCGCAACAAATAACCAAGGGTGCCGAGGCTGATCTGATTCTTAACATGTTGCCTGGATGGGATCTCATGCTCAGTGGAGCCAAGATGGATATTTCGTTGCCTACGAAACTTTTGCCGCGCAATGCACCGGAATACACCGGTGCTCTTTGGACACGCTACAAGTTCCAAAACGGCGCCTTAAAGGGATTTGTTGTTGGACTCGGTGCAAATCGAAAAGGGAAGGTTCCCGGCGAAGTGGGCAATGAGGTGATGTTTCCCGCTGTAACCACCATGGACGCCTTTGCACAGTATTCGTGGCGTCGGTATCGGGTCAGCTTGAATGTCTCCAATCTTAGCGACAAGTGGTATCTGGCCCGCGGAATTAACCGCAACCTATTCCTTACGGGCCCGGAGAGACTTATTAAGCTGCGTGTCGCATGCCTATTCTAA
- a CDS encoding TonB-dependent receptor, translating into MRALKLITCLGACVALAVTLPAQQTPQQPADQAIQLEAFTVTGSNVKRLESENVLPVTQFTLDEIDLRDASQTSDLLMALPQVTGLPGNETATLGATARGDNATVSLRGIPSSNTLILLNGRRLPPHPISQGEAGVPTLSTNVNVLPNRGLDRIEVLRDGASSIYGTDAVAGVINTITQRNFAGTELVLRYGETEDGDGREVRATLTHGLKFHNGRGRAMVVLDLYDRDPIYARDRAFSAEADHSARAPAPWNVSTDTTFNARSATSEFGNFIMGTLTDGVFKTGRTAGIPSSLAATSGQFYLVPTATGVGFQTSSPSRAGITSTYYWNNNTYRVIQPQSTRGNLYLNGEYDLGSNLTAFAEWSQYQARSVTIREPDGITQSTDGDIIVPATNPFNPFGTRFWSPTGAPNADGTPRLTGTPAAVRITNKRLTDLADRTAEINTSVYRGVAGIRGRFFDSWTWEAAGLWSAARVKDDEMGPSRKSLLKDAINQTDPARAFNPFTRSFAIQNNTLVVTGPYINPESVQNTFRSHFIREGLTELRSIDLRAAGNVTEIWAGNVIGAALGAEYRYESFADTRPPFAGLNPPDSGLDPTANDFLGFSPNSDTHGKRQVAAAYVEGLFPLVGKGNRLPLVESFEISASARYESYTDFGDTTKPKYGFSWRPLPSVLVRGSYNEGFHAPNLAQLFTGTLIRTATNSTDSYRSIVTGQPTDGASNRRSIAAGNPDLDPEESRGKSAGIVIDVPKMRGLSVGIDYWEIRQRNVIASSGSIADDTAALQAATQAALAAGQSINQIDLGSGTPGYKGDGAIVRLPVTQADRDAFAAYNAGRPPSSQRAVVGAIEYIRTTYFNRSQEFVNGFDFDVTYRLPRMDVGRIVLNTNWTYLNDFHTYVSNGAPRTELRWTNSTNVGGATPKWRGSATVTWKRNNWSAGLSAYYIGNYSDVGATTSLATYESLGSPSYIKPVFNNGANSYRFIVDDSISFNANISYRFMRNDSWLNDTTVRLGVVNLTDETPPLTSDSRGYETGVYNLMARGRTYSLQITKRF; encoded by the coding sequence ATGCGAGCGCTCAAACTGATCACCTGTCTGGGTGCATGCGTGGCGCTTGCCGTCACACTGCCCGCCCAGCAAACGCCGCAGCAACCGGCCGATCAAGCCATTCAACTGGAGGCCTTCACCGTGACTGGCTCCAACGTGAAACGCCTGGAATCAGAAAACGTCCTGCCTGTCACCCAGTTCACCCTGGATGAAATCGACCTGCGGGACGCCTCGCAGACATCGGACCTCCTGATGGCCCTGCCCCAGGTCACCGGACTTCCCGGCAACGAAACGGCGACACTGGGCGCCACCGCCCGCGGCGACAACGCCACCGTGTCGCTGCGCGGCATTCCCTCCAGCAACACGCTGATCCTGCTCAACGGCCGGCGCCTGCCGCCCCACCCCATCAGCCAGGGTGAAGCCGGAGTGCCCACACTCTCAACGAATGTGAATGTGCTCCCCAATCGCGGACTTGACCGCATCGAGGTCCTCCGCGACGGCGCATCGTCGATCTATGGCACCGACGCGGTCGCCGGTGTCATCAACACCATCACGCAACGCAACTTTGCCGGGACCGAACTCGTCCTCCGCTATGGAGAAACGGAGGACGGCGATGGACGCGAGGTGCGCGCGACGCTCACGCATGGCCTCAAGTTCCACAACGGACGCGGACGCGCCATGGTCGTCCTTGATCTCTATGACAGGGATCCGATCTACGCGCGGGATCGCGCCTTTTCCGCAGAGGCCGATCATTCCGCACGAGCGCCAGCTCCCTGGAATGTGTCCACGGACACCACCTTCAACGCCCGCTCTGCCACAAGCGAGTTCGGCAACTTCATCATGGGCACGCTCACCGACGGCGTGTTCAAGACAGGGCGCACGGCCGGCATTCCCTCGTCGCTCGCCGCAACCAGCGGGCAGTTCTACCTGGTACCGACCGCAACCGGCGTGGGTTTCCAGACTTCCAGCCCTTCCCGCGCAGGAATCACCAGCACGTATTATTGGAACAACAACACCTATCGCGTGATTCAACCGCAAAGCACGCGCGGCAATCTGTATCTGAATGGTGAATACGACCTGGGCTCAAATCTCACCGCGTTTGCCGAGTGGAGCCAGTACCAGGCGCGCTCCGTCACCATTCGCGAACCCGACGGCATCACCCAGTCCACCGATGGCGACATCATCGTTCCCGCGACAAATCCCTTCAATCCGTTCGGCACGCGGTTCTGGAGTCCAACAGGAGCTCCAAACGCCGATGGCACGCCGCGCCTCACGGGCACGCCCGCGGCGGTGCGCATCACCAACAAGCGCCTGACCGATCTCGCGGACCGCACCGCCGAAATCAACACCTCGGTCTATCGCGGCGTGGCGGGAATTCGCGGACGGTTCTTCGACTCCTGGACCTGGGAGGCCGCCGGCCTCTGGAGCGCCGCACGTGTGAAGGACGACGAAATGGGACCGAGCCGGAAGAGCCTGCTCAAGGATGCAATCAACCAAACCGACCCCGCACGCGCCTTCAATCCGTTCACGCGAAGTTTTGCCATCCAGAACAACACGCTCGTCGTCACGGGCCCCTACATCAATCCCGAGTCCGTTCAGAATACGTTCCGTTCGCACTTTATCCGGGAGGGCCTGACTGAACTGAGAAGCATTGACCTGCGGGCAGCCGGCAACGTCACTGAAATCTGGGCGGGCAATGTCATCGGTGCCGCGCTCGGTGCCGAATATCGTTACGAATCCTTTGCAGACACCCGACCCCCGTTCGCCGGTCTCAATCCCCCGGATTCCGGACTGGATCCGACCGCAAATGACTTCCTGGGTTTCTCGCCCAATTCCGACACGCATGGCAAACGGCAGGTCGCCGCCGCCTACGTGGAGGGGCTTTTCCCGCTCGTCGGCAAGGGCAACCGCCTCCCGCTTGTGGAGTCCTTCGAGATTTCAGCCTCAGCCCGGTATGAAAGCTACACGGACTTCGGCGACACAACGAAACCCAAGTACGGCTTCAGTTGGAGGCCACTCCCCTCCGTTCTTGTGCGCGGTTCCTACAACGAGGGCTTCCACGCGCCCAACCTGGCGCAGCTTTTCACGGGCACGCTCATCCGGACCGCAACCAACTCCACCGACTCCTACCGCAGCATCGTGACGGGACAACCCACCGACGGCGCCTCGAACCGGCGCAGCATCGCGGCGGGTAATCCGGACCTCGATCCAGAGGAATCGCGTGGAAAGTCCGCAGGCATTGTCATTGATGTGCCAAAGATGCGCGGCCTTTCCGTCGGCATTGACTACTGGGAAATCCGGCAGCGCAACGTGATCGCCTCCTCCGGTTCAATCGCGGACGACACAGCGGCACTCCAAGCCGCCACGCAGGCGGCCCTTGCCGCGGGCCAGAGCATCAACCAGATCGACCTCGGTTCCGGCACTCCAGGCTACAAGGGCGATGGCGCGATCGTCCGCCTGCCCGTGACCCAGGCGGACCGCGACGCATTCGCCGCCTACAATGCCGGCCGCCCGCCCTCGAGCCAGCGGGCTGTTGTCGGCGCGATCGAATACATTCGCACCACGTACTTCAATCGTTCGCAGGAATTCGTGAACGGGTTCGACTTTGACGTCACCTACCGCCTGCCCCGGATGGATGTTGGTCGTATTGTCCTGAACACCAACTGGACCTATCTCAACGACTTTCACACCTACGTGAGCAACGGCGCGCCGCGCACGGAATTGCGCTGGACCAATTCGACCAATGTGGGTGGCGCGACCCCAAAATGGCGGGGAAGCGCGACGGTCACCTGGAAGCGCAACAACTGGAGCGCGGGCCTGTCCGCCTACTACATCGGCAACTATTCCGACGTGGGCGCAACGACCTCCCTGGCGACCTATGAATCCCTGGGCTCTCCAAGCTACATCAAGCCGGTGTTCAACAACGGCGCCAACAGCTACCGGTTCATCGTTGATGACTCGATCAGCTTCAACGCCAACATCTCCTATCGATTCATGAGGAACGACTCCTGGCTGAACGACACGACAGTCCGGCTGGGAGTCGTCAATCTGACGGACGAAACACCGCCGCTGACATCGGATTCGCGGGGATATGAGACCGGCGTCTACAATCTGATGGCCCGCGGGCGCACCTATTCGCTCCAGATTACCAAGCGGTTCTGA
- a CDS encoding RNA methyltransferase, which yields MELPPEKITSLQNPRIKQLVKLRDRRPRDEAGVFLVEGFREIRRALDKKVALSEVYFSPDWFMGENERSLLESARAAGARLFELSREAFAKVAYRERPDGLLAVAPQWKRSLNDLHLPKEPFLLVVEAIEKPGNLGTILRSADAAGCDAVIVCDPVTDLFNPNVVRASTGVIFSVPCLISTSAEVHAWLKQHGIRTVATTPAAEALYSDSDLRGPLAVVMGSEQYGLSEFWLREADLPVRIPMAGQADSLNVAMATIITLFEAVRQRGPRSGLS from the coding sequence GTGGAACTTCCGCCCGAAAAGATCACCAGCCTCCAGAACCCGCGGATCAAACAGCTCGTCAAGCTGCGTGACAGGCGGCCTCGCGACGAGGCCGGGGTCTTTCTGGTCGAGGGATTCCGCGAAATCCGCCGTGCGCTGGACAAAAAGGTCGCGCTGTCGGAAGTATACTTCTCCCCCGATTGGTTCATGGGGGAAAATGAACGCAGCCTTCTTGAAAGCGCGCGCGCGGCTGGGGCGCGTTTGTTTGAGCTGAGCAGGGAGGCCTTTGCAAAGGTCGCCTATCGCGAACGTCCCGACGGCCTGCTCGCGGTCGCACCGCAATGGAAACGCTCGCTCAACGATCTGCATCTTCCCAAGGAACCGTTCCTGCTCGTCGTCGAGGCGATCGAAAAGCCCGGCAATCTCGGAACGATCCTGCGCAGCGCGGACGCCGCCGGGTGCGATGCCGTCATTGTGTGCGACCCGGTGACCGACCTCTTCAATCCAAACGTCGTCAGGGCGTCGACGGGCGTCATCTTTTCCGTGCCGTGCCTCATTTCAACAAGCGCGGAGGTGCATGCCTGGCTGAAGCAGCATGGCATTCGGACGGTCGCCACCACACCGGCGGCCGAGGCGCTCTACTCGGACAGCGATCTTCGCGGTCCGCTTGCAGTGGTGATGGGAAGCGAGCAATATGGCCTGAGCGAATTCTGGCTGCGCGAGGCGGATCTGCCCGTTCGCATACCGATGGCCGGCCAGGCGGACTCCCTCAACGTGGCAATGGCGACGATCATCACGCTGTTCGAGGCGGTCCGTCAGCGCGGGCCGCGCTCCGGTTTGAGCTGA
- a CDS encoding methyltransferase domain-containing protein — translation MEEVVTPDYRRLNEQRRAEVRAALLPLVAGHRRITLEIGCGHGHFLEAYAAAHPDRFCLGVDLMSDRVRRGTRKKDRARLGNLAFLHASADDLLAVLPDSVAIASIFVLFPDPWPKRRHWKNRLVQPEFLESLASHSLPGAPLHFRTDYAPYFEEARSVIESHPRWSLAPDVKAWPFEFTTVFQSRAPSYQSLIAHRRA, via the coding sequence ATGGAGGAAGTCGTCACTCCCGACTACCGGCGGCTGAACGAGCAGCGTCGCGCGGAGGTGCGCGCGGCATTGCTTCCGCTGGTTGCCGGGCATCGCCGCATCACCCTCGAAATCGGCTGCGGTCATGGGCATTTTCTTGAAGCCTATGCCGCGGCGCATCCGGACAGGTTCTGCCTCGGTGTGGACCTCATGAGCGATCGGGTTCGCCGTGGCACCCGCAAGAAGGACAGGGCGCGGCTGGGCAACCTCGCGTTCCTGCACGCATCCGCGGATGACCTCCTCGCAGTCCTGCCGGATTCCGTGGCAATTGCTTCGATTTTTGTCCTGTTTCCCGATCCCTGGCCCAAGCGCCGTCACTGGAAGAACCGGCTTGTCCAGCCTGAGTTTCTCGAAAGCCTGGCATCGCATTCCCTCCCGGGTGCACCGTTGCACTTTCGCACGGACTACGCTCCCTATTTCGAGGAGGCGAGGTCCGTGATCGAATCGCATCCGCGCTGGAGCCTCGCCCCGGATGTGAAGGCATGGCCCTTTGAATTCACGACCGTCTTTCAGTCGCGCGCGCCCTCCTATCAGTCGCTCATTGCGCACCGCCGCGCGTAG